From Branchiostoma lanceolatum isolate klBraLanc5 chromosome 16, klBraLanc5.hap2, whole genome shotgun sequence:
GGTAGTTGCTCCCCACGTGGCACAGCTCGCCTTCCTCCCCTATCGGCTTGCACTGGTGGAGGTTGCGGATGATGGAGTTGACCCGGGCACAGCAGTAGTTCCCGAAGCCATACTCATCGATGCAATCCTGGTCAGTCTCACACTCCTGGACAAGAAGCAACGGTTTTGTTGACATATAAATGATTGAGTGCGTCTTACAATGTATGAAGAACTATTGCACAATGGAGCTTGCTGTTACAGTACAGTAGGGACAGAGGcataattcaccaggttgtgtTATTTTAGCCAGTAGGTACcaatgtgagtaatgaggctgttgtaccgcactcgaggcacctcctcgaacatgagATCCCCATTTTTCGTTTcttccaaaagacggtgcagctccgacaaggatacccttcccgggattcgatccggggtctcccggaaCCAACTAATTGAacacaggaggctcaactgcaaAGCCGCTATACCAATTGAGTTACAGGATAATCAATAGATTTATAGCTTTGAACAGTAGTTAGGTATGCAGTGGCTTGGCAGGGCATGTTGAGTTGCTCGGTATCATGATAATCAGCCATTGTCTTAGATTTTAGGTCATCTGATGAATTTGTCAGTACTCTCTATGGTGATACCTAACCCTGCTTAAGAAGTCTAAACTTTCaaaggaagaagaaagaaagtgatACGTAGAATCGTTTCCCAACATCGCACTATCAGTTTCAATTCTTCAAAATCAGCAATTAG
This genomic window contains:
- the LOC136422175 gene encoding prokineticin-1-like; its protein translation is MSTKPLLLVQECETDQDCIDEYGFGNYCCARVNSIIRNLHQCKPIGEEGELCHVGSNYLPYPFRGSRRFWRCQCNFPQSFWCAPDPASSLPGGGRCERWVPPANTTSSTEDAGSG